In Carya illinoinensis cultivar Pawnee chromosome 9, C.illinoinensisPawnee_v1, whole genome shotgun sequence, the following are encoded in one genomic region:
- the LOC122277507 gene encoding stigma-specific STIG1-like protein 1, which produces MKSLKTCLVLAILMALAAISLSAIQSRDELSLEEDNETTYNDETSDLSPAETGRELASLRGGSLRFLSEIKPRVPMTCDKYPRVCRAKGSTGPDCCKKKCVNAMTDRLNCGKCGKKCKYSELCCKGQCVNPRSDRKHCGSCGNKCKKGSLCVYGMCSYA; this is translated from the coding sequence ATGAAGTCTCTAAAGACATGCTTAGTGCTGGCCATTCTTATGGCTTTGGCCGCTATTTCTCTTTCAGCAATACAATCTCGCGATGAATTGTCCCTTGAGGAAGACAATGAAACAACTTATAATGATGAAACTTCTGATCTTTCTCCGGCTGAAACTGGCCGAGAACTAGCTTCTCTTCGAGGAGGCTCCCTCCGCTTTCTGTCTGAGATCAAACCTCGGGTCCCTATGACATGCGACAAGTACCCTAGGGTTTGTCGTGCCAAGGGCAGCACGGGGCCGGATTGCTGCAAGAAGAAATGCGTTAATGCGATGACAGACAGACTCAACTGTGGGAAATGTGGGAAGAAATGCAAGTACTCCGAGCTTTGCTGCAAAGGTCAGTGTGTGAACCCCAGGTCCGACAGAAAGCATTGCGGAAGCTGCGGCAACAAGTGCAAGAAAGGGAGTTTATGTGTGTACGGGATGTGTAGCTATGCGTAA
- the LOC122277523 gene encoding stigma-specific STIG1-like protein 1: protein MKSLKTCLVLAILMALAAISLSAIPSRDELSLEEDNETTYNDETSDLSPAETGRELTSLRGGSLRFLSEIKPRVPMTCDKYPRVCRAKGSTGPDCCKKKCVNVMTDRLNCGKCGKKCKYSELCCKGQCVNPRSDRKHCGSCGNKCKKGSLCVYGMCSYA from the coding sequence ATGAAGTCTCTAAAGACATGTTTAGTGCTGGCCATTCTTATGGCTTTGGCCGCTATTTCTCTTTCAGCAATACCATCTCGCGATGAATTGTCTCTTGAGGAAGACAATGAAACTACTTATAATGATGAAACTTCTGATCTTTCTCCGGCTGAAACTGGCCGAGAACTAACTTCTCTTCGAGGAGGCTCCCTCCGCTTTCTGTCTGAGATCAAACCTCGGGTCCCTATGACTTGCGACAAGTACCCTAGGGTTTGTCGTGCCAAGGGCAGCACGGGGCCGGATTGCTGTAAGAAGAAATGCGTTAATGTGATGACAGACAGACTCAACTGTGGGAAATGTGGGAAGAAATGCAAGTACTCCGAGCTTTGCTGCAAAGGTCAGTGTGTGAACCCCAGGTCCGACAGAAAGCATTGCGGAAGCTGCGGCAACAAGTGCAAGAAAGGGAGTTTATGTGTGTACGGGATGTGTAGCTATGCGTAA
- the LOC122275211 gene encoding proton pump-interactor 1-like: MKREEEMAKAKLAMERKKFQEKAEAKRAIRIQKEIEKKLKEKREKKAKKNASGSALNSDPEELVEAESEVAEPEKVDESVEAPVVLKRKKPTNYWIWAAPAAVFALLVLVLGYYYLF, translated from the exons atgaaaagagaagaggaaaTGGCAAAAGCTAAACTGGCCATGGAAAGAAAGAAGTTTCAAGAGAAAGCCGAAGCCAAACGAGCTATTAGGATTCAGAAGGAAATTGAAAAGAAGCTTAAGGAAA AGCGTGAaaagaaagcaaagaaaaatgCCTCAGGTTCGGCACTTAATAGTGATCCTGAAGAACTGGTAGAAGCAGAGTCAGAGGTTGCTGAACCAGAAAAGGTAGATGAAAGTGTTGAAGCTCCAGTAGTCCTGAAACGTAAGAAGCCCACTAACTACTGGATATGGGCTGCTCCTGCTGCTGTGTTTGCCTTGCTGGTGCTGGTGCTTGGGTACTACTATCTTTTCTAA
- the LOC122277689 gene encoding stigma-specific STIG1-like protein 1 — translation MKSLKICLVLAILMALAAISLSAIQSRDELSLEEDNETTYNDETSDLSPAETGRELTSLRGGSLRFLSEIKPRVPMTCDKYPRVCRAKGSTGPDCCKKKCVNVMTDRLNCGKCGKKCKYSDLCCKGQCVNPRSDRKHCGSCGNKCKKGSLCVYGMCSYA, via the coding sequence ATGAAGTCTCTAAAGATATGCTTAGTGCTGGCCATTCTTATGGCTTTGGCCGCTATTTCTCTTTCAGCAATACAATCTCGCGATGAATTGTCCCTTGAGGAAGACAATGAAACTACTTATAATGATGAAACTTCTGATCTTTCTCCGGCTGAAACTGGCCGAGAACTAACTTCTCTTCGAGGAGGCTCCCTCCGCTTTCTGTCTGAGATCAAACCTCGGGTCCCTATGACATGCGACAAGTACCCTAGGGTTTGTCGTGCCAAGGGCAGCACGGGGCCGGATTGCTGCAAGAAGAAATGTGTTAATGTGATGACAGACAGACTCAACTGTGGGAAATGTGGGAAGAAATGCAAGTACTCCGATCTTTGCTGCAAAGGTCAGTGTGTGAACCCCAGGTCCGACAGAAAGCATTGCGGAAGCTGCGGCAACAAGTGCAAGAAAGGGAGTTTATGTGTGTACGGGATGTGTAGCTATGCGTAA
- the LOC122276789 gene encoding zinc finger protein 3-like, protein MASLPLHGANYNNRSFGVQTHSMIQKPSHKSSSVGFWEPQGWSRPLVDQQPAVENFHTAVGSLSRGSVGRFGLLRMMNGSPARDDKFSGFWSADSAALYRINQEEMKTLDLSLKL, encoded by the coding sequence ATggcttctcttcctcttcatggTGCTAATTATAATAACAGATCGTTCGGAGTTCAGACGCATTCTATGATCCAAAAGCCTTCTCACAAATCATCTTCGGTTGGGTTCTGGGAACCTCAGGGCTGGTCAAGACCCCTCGTTGACCAACAACCAGCAGTTGAGAATTTTCACACAGCAGTAGGATCGCTTTCACGAGGCAGCGTTGGTAGATTTGGATTGCTAAGAATGATGAATGGTTCTCCAGCCCGTGATGATAAATTTAGTGGATTTTGGTCTGCAGATAGTGCTGCTCTTTACAGGATTAATCAAGAGGAGATGAAGACGCTTGACTTATCTCTCAAGCTTTAA